The window ATGAAATTAGCTTCCATCACTCTAGCGTTTTTACTACTCGCATCTGGTATTGGCTGGTATGTGATGCATGGCGACGAATGCTCCTCACCCGGGTTTATTGGCGCTGGTACCACAGTCTTTAAAAAGGACGCTGAAGGTAACGTTTCACTGCTTCTGGCTTACGAAAGAGGGCGTGGTTGGAGTACTTTTGGTGGTGGTCCTAAAAAGCTGGATTTAAGTGAATCGGCATCAGGATGTGAAACACCACAGCAAACGGCGGTGCGTGAAAGCGTTGAAGAGTCGAGAATGCTATTAGATGCCGATTCTTTGTTAACTCAGGTGCAATCCGCAAAATCCTACACTAATCCGACTCCAAGGGGCGATTACATCACCTTTTTGGTGGAGTTACAGGAACTACCTGATTTACAACGCTATTACAGCGCCGACTTACCAAACGATCCAGGCTATTATGAAACCAGTGAAATCACTTGGGTACCGTTAAACGATATCATCGAGCGAGGCCGTTTCGTGCAAACGCCAAATGAACAGCCACTATGGGAAGTGTTTTACCAACAGTTTGACGCTATGTTGCAAAGCCAGCCAACGCACTATTGGTTTAATCAGCAATAACCTTCGAATGCTGTCGCATGACCGATACAGGTTGTTTGTTTTGATAGTGTTTGGCGAGCGCTCTTAGCTGTTGCTGATTGATGGCTGGAAAATCCAAACGATGTCGATACCGTTGATGAAGTTGGCTGAAAATATCAGTGTCGCTTAGCTTGTCTAACGTGTTGACAAGCTCTTCCCCTGTCATTCTTTGCTGCAAGCAACAATGGCTAAAATTTCCAATGATTTCAGTCAGGTCGTTGCCATCGGCTATCAGATGTAAATCCGCTTCCATAAAAAATGCGGCGCCACTCCAGTAAACTCGTTTAAAGGCACGTTGTTGCCACATATCGGCACTTACTTCGTTGAGTTTTCCTGGCTTTTCCCGAGTCTTCATCTCACCACGCAATAATCCTTGCTTGATGCGTTCAACAAACTGACTTTGGTTGATGATCCGACCCTGAAACATAGAAAGATACTGCATGTAAGTCGCGAAGCCTTCGCTTAGCCAGAAGTTTTGGTAATCCAGGTACGGAAAATACAGGTGAGAAAGCTCGTGGTAGAGGGTCCAGTCATCGACGAAACTGGTTAATGGCATATTAGGATTCACGTACAGCAACACTTCAATAGGTTGCTCCCGCAATATTTGCCCCCAGGGCACCGGCTCCATCGCATCGGGGTAACCTTTGACGGTGATTTTGACCTGAGAGTGGGGGATAGGTGTAAGCGTCGTTTCTACCGCCATAACACCTGTGTTTAGCCAGGTAGTCACTTTTTGTGCCTGCTGCGCATCAATATTTTCCGTGGTCAGGGAAATGTTTTCAGCATAGATTGCCCAGGGAAATAACAAACTGACTAAAATTAACAGGATTTTCAAAACAAGGGTCCAGCAATCGGGCGTCTTAACATCACTATGGGTTCAATTATGGCTTGAGATCACAATTGCCTCCATTTTATCGACATTTCTGTAATTTGCTTACTAAGCTTATAGGGGTCAAACGGGACCAAAAAATATCTTGAGGATAGGTTTCGTTGATTTATCCAAGTTAATAACAATTGAAGAGACGTAGTAAATGAAACAACCAATTGTTGGTTTTTTGCTTGATGAAGAAGAGCACTGGTTAGCTAAGCTTGCTTGTGGCCATAATCAGCATGTCAGGCATAATCCGCCTTGGCAAAATCGTTCATGGGTGATAACCGATGAAGGACGAAAGCGGAAAATTGGCTTTCGGATTAATTGTAAAAAATGCGATTTGAATGCGCCAAAAGACTGGAAGTAACGAGGTTTTTGATTATTGATATGCAATTAAATGTGAGCAGAATTAAAGCGTTATAAATATATTCTGCTAAGGTTTTATCAGGGCTGTGAATTTTGTTAATTGATTTTGTCGTACATTTGGAAAATTGCAGTGTTTGTCGTACCGTCAAATTGTGAGATACAGGGTTAATTATGAAAAAGATTCTTTTAGCAATGGTTGCTGGCTTATTCATCGTTGGTTGTCAGCCTAAAGTGGGCTCGGACGAGTGGTGTGCAAAGATGAAAGAAAAGCCAAAAGCTGACTGGAGTGCCAATGAAGCGGCCGATTACGCCGAACATTGTGTACTCGATCAAAAGCCAGATGATGATGAGGGTTAACCATAATCATCACGCGACGCACACAAAAAAGCCTGCAATCGCAGGCTTTTTTACGATTATCCATCAAGCGTGTTAATTAGTAGCTTTCGTTATGCACGCTCAATACCGCTCGACCAGATGGATCGGCGTTGTTCTTAAAGCTTTCATCCCAGGCAAGGGCGGCCTCCGTTGAACATGCAACAGATTTGCCACCAGGCACACATTTAGCGGCCGACTCCAGCGGGAAGTGCTCTTCAAAGATACTGCGATAAAAGTATGCTTCCTTGGTATCTGGTGTGTTGTGCTCAAACTTAAAACGAGCATTTTCCAGCTGTTGATCGCTCACCAAAGCTTCAACGTGCTCTTTCAAACTATCAATCCAGGAATAGCCAACACCATCTGAGAATTGTTCTTTCTGACGCCATAGGATTTCTTCTGGCAAATACCCTTCAAATGCGGCGCGCAATATGTGCTTCTCGATTTTGCCATCTACACACATTTTCGCTTGCGGGTTCAGGCGCATTGCCGTGTCCATAAAAGTTTTATCCAGGAATGGCACCCTAGCTTCAACACCCCATGCCGACATGGCTTTATTGGCACGTAAACAATCAAACATATGCAGTTTGCTTAGCTTACGTACTGTCTCTTCATGAAATTCCTGAGCATTAGGCGCTTTGTGGAAGTAAAGGTAACCACCAAAGATTTCATCGGCACCTTCACCGGATAAAACCATTTTTATGCCCATAGCTTTGATCTTACGAGCCATAAGATACATAGGAGTCGATGCACGAATAGTGGTTACATCATAAGTTTCGAGATGATAAATAACTTCCTTAAGGGCATCGATACCTTCTTGCACGGTAAAGTGCATGGTGTGATGCACAGTGCCAATGGCATCGGCAACTTTTTGCGCGGCTTCTAAATCCGGAGAGCCTTCAAGACCTACGGCAAAAGAATGCACTTTTGGCCACCAGGCATCGCTCAAGCCATTTTCTTCAATACGACGAGACGCAAATTTCTGAGTGATAGCTGATACTAATGAAGAGTCCAGACCACCAGACAACAATACCCCATAAGGTACGTCTGTCATCAGGTGAGATTTAACCGCTTGTTCAAGACCATTGCGCAACTCATCAAGACTTGCCGTATTTTCCGCAACCGCGCTGTATTCCTGCCAGTCTCTTTGATAGTACTGCTTAATTTCACCTTCACTTGAATCCAGGTAATGACCAGGAGGGAACTCACTTACGGTTTTACAAACCGGTACTAACGCTTTCATCTCAGAAGCAACATAGAAGTTACCGTGCTCATCAACACCCGTATAAAGCGGGATAATACCAATATGGTCACGGGCCACCAGATAGCGCTGCTTTTCTTTGTCATAAACAACAAAGGCGAACATACCCTGTAATTTATCGATAAACGCGCTGCCATGCTCTTCATACAAAGGCAGGATCACTTCACAATCGGACTTGGTTTGAAATTGGTAATTACTGGTAAGTTCCTGTTCCAGCTGCTTGTGATTATAAATTTCGCCATTAACCGCTAATACGTGATTTCGATTGGAGTTATATAGAGGTTGGGCGCCATTTTCGGTATCGACAATAGCTAAACGTTCATGAACTAAAATTGCCTGTTCGTCGGCAAATACACCTGACCAATCCGGGCCGCGGTGTCTTAATAAACGGGACATTTGCAAGGCTTGATCGCGCAATGATGCTGCGTCGCCTTGAATATCCAACACACAAAAAATTGAACACATGGTGGTGTTACTCCTTTACCATAAAATCGAAATCACGTATTTCTATTCTTCGTTTGCAGCGACGCAGGAAAGAGTGTGGTAATTGCCTGATTTAGGCACTCTGTACAGGGAACTGCTTTGTTTTCAAGAATAAAAAAGGGCAGTCTGTAGAACAGACTGCCCTTGAGAGTCTAATATTTAGGCATAAAAATCAATAGCAGAAAGCTATAAATTAGAATAAATATTCAACTTTTTATTAACATCCTGTTTAAGTGCTGATTGATTCGGCATTTTGTGGGTTATTTGCGCTGAAATTCGCTGGTTTTTGACCATTTTGGCCAGTCATCGGAATTGGCGACATTAAACATGGCATCAAAGGTTACCTGTAAATCCTCAATTGCACCTTTAAGGTTCCATTCTGGATTGTATTCGTCACAAAGTTGGTGATAACAGCGGCGCATTTCTGGCAACATTTTTTTGCGATACTCAGCAACATCGTCATTGATTGGGTAGCTACCGCCACCGGAAAATACTGCTGGTACACCTTGTTTTGCAAAATTGAAATGATCCGAACGATAGTAGCTACCCGCTGCTGGATTTGTACCTTTTACCAGATGACGTCCTTGCTTTTCAGCCGCTTCAGCCAAATAGT is drawn from Thalassotalea sp. PS06 and contains these coding sequences:
- a CDS encoding NUDIX domain-containing protein, with the protein product MKLASITLAFLLLASGIGWYVMHGDECSSPGFIGAGTTVFKKDAEGNVSLLLAYERGRGWSTFGGGPKKLDLSESASGCETPQQTAVRESVEESRMLLDADSLLTQVQSAKSYTNPTPRGDYITFLVELQELPDLQRYYSADLPNDPGYYETSEITWVPLNDIIERGRFVQTPNEQPLWEVFYQQFDAMLQSQPTHYWFNQQ
- a CDS encoding M1 family metallopeptidase; its protein translation is MKILLILVSLLFPWAIYAENISLTTENIDAQQAQKVTTWLNTGVMAVETTLTPIPHSQVKITVKGYPDAMEPVPWGQILREQPIEVLLYVNPNMPLTSFVDDWTLYHELSHLYFPYLDYQNFWLSEGFATYMQYLSMFQGRIINQSQFVERIKQGLLRGEMKTREKPGKLNEVSADMWQQRAFKRVYWSGAAFFMEADLHLIADGNDLTEIIGNFSHCCLQQRMTGEELVNTLDKLSDTDIFSQLHQRYRHRLDFPAINQQQLRALAKHYQNKQPVSVMRQHSKVIAD
- a CDS encoding DUF3565 domain-containing protein, with protein sequence MKQPIVGFLLDEEEHWLAKLACGHNQHVRHNPPWQNRSWVITDEGRKRKIGFRINCKKCDLNAPKDWK
- a CDS encoding DUF3012 domain-containing protein; its protein translation is MKKILLAMVAGLFIVGCQPKVGSDEWCAKMKEKPKADWSANEAADYAEHCVLDQKPDDDEG
- the asnB gene encoding asparagine synthase B, which translates into the protein MCSIFCVLDIQGDAASLRDQALQMSRLLRHRGPDWSGVFADEQAILVHERLAIVDTENGAQPLYNSNRNHVLAVNGEIYNHKQLEQELTSNYQFQTKSDCEVILPLYEEHGSAFIDKLQGMFAFVVYDKEKQRYLVARDHIGIIPLYTGVDEHGNFYVASEMKALVPVCKTVSEFPPGHYLDSSEGEIKQYYQRDWQEYSAVAENTASLDELRNGLEQAVKSHLMTDVPYGVLLSGGLDSSLVSAITQKFASRRIEENGLSDAWWPKVHSFAVGLEGSPDLEAAQKVADAIGTVHHTMHFTVQEGIDALKEVIYHLETYDVTTIRASTPMYLMARKIKAMGIKMVLSGEGADEIFGGYLYFHKAPNAQEFHEETVRKLSKLHMFDCLRANKAMSAWGVEARVPFLDKTFMDTAMRLNPQAKMCVDGKIEKHILRAAFEGYLPEEILWRQKEQFSDGVGYSWIDSLKEHVEALVSDQQLENARFKFEHNTPDTKEAYFYRSIFEEHFPLESAAKCVPGGKSVACSTEAALAWDESFKNNADPSGRAVLSVHNESY